The following are from one region of the Anguilla rostrata isolate EN2019 chromosome 7, ASM1855537v3, whole genome shotgun sequence genome:
- the LOC135259979 gene encoding N-acyl-aromatic-L-amino acid amidohydrolase (carboxylate-forming) A-like isoform X2, protein MEVVNLPAVSRVAVCGGTHGNELSGVYLVRELQKKKKGGADDVSVTMVISNPRAVQQCRRYVETDLNRCFTAATLSAPVSDKTPYEMVRAQELNALLGPKGADEAADLLCDLHNTTSNMGLCIFSPVACDWVCMQIYRHLQREMPSWPVKYLSFERPAAEAFSLDSVGKHGLTIEIGPQPHGVVRADIFNAMKEGVRLMLDWIQKFNSGQRFLSPSPRRSSVPDVLRKDCDVQRDRASVSRFRERVCILREGHRSLSGPKENSGRSIHPGEKRLKGREGGRAEWGQGMPRGGVGTTKDANG, encoded by the exons ATGGAGGTGGTCAATTTGCCAGCTGTGTCCCGCGTGGCTGTGTGCGGCGGTACCCACGGTAACGAGCTGTCAGGCGTGTACCTCGTACGGGAgcttcagaagaagaaaaagggagGGGCCGATGATGTTTCCGTGACGATGGTGATCTCCAACCCGCGAGCGGTTCAGCAGTGCCGGAGATACGTGGAGACGGACCTGAACCGTTGCTTTACCGCCGCCACGCTCAG CGCCCCGGTCTCCGATAAAACCCCGTACGAGATGGTGCGAGCGCAGGAGCTCAACGCTCTCCTGGGGCCCAAAGGCGCGGACGAGGCCGCAGACCTGCTGTGTGACCTTCACAACACCACCTCCAACATGGGCCTGTGCATCTTCTCCCCCGTGGCGTGCGACTGGGTCTGCATGCAGATCTACAGGCACCTGCAG AGGGAGATGCCCTCTTGGCCCGTGAAGTACTTGAGTTTTGAACGTCCAGCTGCTGAGGCCTTTTCCCTGGATTCTGTGGGGAAACACGGCTTGA CAATTGAGATTGGCCCACAGCCCCATGGAGTGGTCAGGGCTGACATATTCAACGCAATGAAGGAGGGAGTCCGACTCATGCTGGACTGGATCCAGAAATTCAACTCGG gaCAAAGATTTCTGTCTCCTTCACCCCGGAGATCCTCTGTTCCTGACGTTCTCCGGAAAGACTGTGACGTACAAAGGGACAGAGCCTCTGTATCCCGTTTTCGTGAACGAGTGTGCATATTACGAGAAGGGCATCGCTCTCTATCTGGCCCGAAGGAAAACAGTGGCCGTTCCATCCATCCAGGTGAAAAGAGactgaaggggagggagggagggagagctgaGTGGGGGCAGGGAATGCCTAGAGGAGGAGTTGGTACAACCAAAGATGCAAATGGCTGA
- the LOC135259979 gene encoding N-acyl-aromatic-L-amino acid amidohydrolase (carboxylate-forming) B-like isoform X1: MEVVNLPAVSRVAVCGGTHGNELSGVYLVRELQKKKKGGADDVSVTMVISNPRAVQQCRRYVETDLNRCFTAATLSAPVSDKTPYEMVRAQELNALLGPKGADEAADLLCDLHNTTSNMGLCIFSPVACDWVCMQIYRHLQREMPSWPVKYLSFERPAAEAFSLDSVGKHGLTIEIGPQPHGVVRADIFNAMKEGVRLMLDWIQKFNSGVLFDGGEVEVYTMGKNMDYPRDEETHSITATIHPQLQDKDFCLLHPGDPLFLTFSGKTVTYKGTEPLYPVFVNECAYYEKGIALYLARRKTVAVPSIQVKRD, encoded by the exons ATGGAGGTGGTCAATTTGCCAGCTGTGTCCCGCGTGGCTGTGTGCGGCGGTACCCACGGTAACGAGCTGTCAGGCGTGTACCTCGTACGGGAgcttcagaagaagaaaaagggagGGGCCGATGATGTTTCCGTGACGATGGTGATCTCCAACCCGCGAGCGGTTCAGCAGTGCCGGAGATACGTGGAGACGGACCTGAACCGTTGCTTTACCGCCGCCACGCTCAG CGCCCCGGTCTCCGATAAAACCCCGTACGAGATGGTGCGAGCGCAGGAGCTCAACGCTCTCCTGGGGCCCAAAGGCGCGGACGAGGCCGCAGACCTGCTGTGTGACCTTCACAACACCACCTCCAACATGGGCCTGTGCATCTTCTCCCCCGTGGCGTGCGACTGGGTCTGCATGCAGATCTACAGGCACCTGCAG AGGGAGATGCCCTCTTGGCCCGTGAAGTACTTGAGTTTTGAACGTCCAGCTGCTGAGGCCTTTTCCCTGGATTCTGTGGGGAAACACGGCTTGA CAATTGAGATTGGCCCACAGCCCCATGGAGTGGTCAGGGCTGACATATTCAACGCAATGAAGGAGGGAGTCCGACTCATGCTGGACTGGATCCAGAAATTCAACTCGG GTGTCCTGTTTGATGgcggggaggtggaggtgtaCACCATGGGGAAAAATATGGATTATCCCAGAGATGAAGAGACTCACTCCATCACTGCGACAATACACCCACAGCTACAG gaCAAAGATTTCTGTCTCCTTCACCCCGGAGATCCTCTGTTCCTGACGTTCTCCGGAAAGACTGTGACGTACAAAGGGACAGAGCCTCTGTATCCCGTTTTCGTGAACGAGTGTGCATATTACGAGAAGGGCATCGCTCTCTATCTGGCCCGAAGGAAAACAGTGGCCGTTCCATCCATCCAGGTGAAAAGAGactga
- the LOC135259980 gene encoding claudin domain-containing protein 1-like, translating to MVDNRYATAIVIGSVLSLLATVYLSVAVGTQQWYQYCSPRVGGDWNASELQEEFLKGEFDEKTYSDTLFRLNGTMGLWWRCVQVPTDPHGYKEADPKMTKCVSFTLKQQFLPKYKEPGNHNSGEDLLRTYLWRCQFLLPLVSLGLVLLGGMIGLCGCVCRSFSPTLGVGVLHLLAGMCTLATVCCFLAGMDLLHRVSDLPKEGVDESFGWSLYLALISSPMHMMAAALLVWAARSHRQNYYRMTAYRVA from the exons ATGGTGGATAACCGCTATGCCACTGCGATTGTGATCGGCTCGGTCCTGAGCTTGCTGGCGACAGTCTACCTGTCAGTGGCAGTGGGCACACAGCAGTGGTATCAGTACTGCAGTCCTCGTGTTGGAGGTGACTGGAACGCGTCAGAGCTCCAGGAGGAATTCCTGAAAGGAGAATTCGACGAGAAAACGTATAGCGACACGCTCTTCCGCCTCAACGGGACCATGGGGCTGTGGTGGCGGTGTGTGCAAGTGCCAACAGATCCACACGGGTACAAGGAGGCCG ATCCAAAAATGACCAAGTGTGTCAGCTTCACATTGAAGCAACAGTTCCTGCCCAAGTACAAAGAGCCAGGCAATCACAATAGCGGAGAGGATCTGCTACGCACAT ACCTGTGGAGGTGTCAGTTCCTGCTGCCGCTGGTCTCCCTGGGCCTGGTACTTTTAGGAGGAATGATCGGACTCTGCGGCTGCGTGTGTCGCAGCTTCTCCCCCACGCTGGGTGTTGGAGTACTCCACCTGCTGGCCG gTATGTGCACCCTTGCAACGGTGTGCTGCTTTCTAGCCGGGATGGACCTGCTGCACCGCGTTTCGGATTTGCCCAAGGAGGGGGTGGACGAGTCGTTCGGCTGGTCTCTGTACCTGGCGCTCATCTCCTCCCCCATGCACATGATGGCCGCCGCCCTGCTGGTGTGGGCGGCGCGCAGCCACCGGCAGAACTACTACCGCATGACGGCCTACCGCGTGGCGTAG